In Mastomys coucha isolate ucsf_1 unplaced genomic scaffold, UCSF_Mcou_1 pScaffold5, whole genome shotgun sequence, one genomic interval encodes:
- the Alox12b gene encoding arachidonate 12-lipoxygenase, 12R-type isoform X1, with product MATYKVKVATGTDFFSGTLDSISLTIVGTQGESHKQRLNHFGRDFATGAVDDYTVQCQQDLGELIIIRLHKEPHSFLAKDPWYCNYVQICAPDCRVYHFPAYQWMDGYETLALREATGKITADDTLPILLEHRQEEIRAKKDFYHWRVFVPGLPNYVDIPSYHPPPRRCRNPNRPEWNGYIPGFPILINIKATRFLNSNLRFSFVKTASFFYRLGPMALAFKLRGLVDCKRSWKRLKDIKNIFPATKSVVSEYVAEHWTEDSFFGYQYLNGINPGLIRRCTQIPDKFPVTDEMVAPFLGEETCLQAELEKGNIYLADYRILDGIPTVELNGLKQHHCAPMCLLHFGPDGNMMPIAIQLSQTPGPDCPIFLPNDSEWDWLLAKTWVRYAEFYSHEAVAHLLESHLIGEAFCLALLRNLPMCHPLYKLLIPHTRYNVQINSIGRALLLNKGGLSARAMSLGLEGFAQVMVRGLSELTYKSLCIPNDFVERGVQDLPGYYFRDDSLAVWYAMERYVTEIITYYYPNDAAVEGDPELQCWVQEIFKECLLGRESSGFPTCLRTIPELIEYVTMVMYTCSARHAAVNTGQLEYTSWMPNFPSSMRNPPMQTKGLTTLQTYMDTLPDVKTTCIVLLVLWTLCREPDDRRPLGHFPDIHFVEEAPRRSMEAFRQNLNQISHNIRQRNKCLTLPYYYLDPVLIENSISI from the exons ATGGCCACCTACAAAGTCAAGGTGGCCACGGGCACTGACTTCTTTTCAGGGACGCTGGATTCAATTTCACTGACCATCGTGGGGACCCAAGGAGAGAGCCATAAGCAGCGGTTGAACCACTTCGGGAGAGACTTTGCCACGGGGGCA GTGGATGACTACACAGTCCAGTGCCAGCAGGACCTGGGGGAGCTCATCATCATCCGTCTGCACAAGGAGCCTCATTCCTTCTTAGCCAAGGACCCCTGGTACTGCAACTATGTGCAGATCTGTGCTCCCGACTGCCGCGTCTACCACTTCCCAGCTTACCAGTGGATGGATGGCTATGAGACCCTGGCACTCCGGGAGGCCACAG GAAAGATAACAGCCGATGACACACTCCCCATTCTTTTGGAACACAGACAAGAAGAAATCAGAGCCAAGAAGGACTTCTACCA CTGGAGGGTCTTTGTTCCTGGCCTTCCCAACTATGTGGACATCCCCAGTTACCATCCTCCTCCCCGACGGTGCCGCAACCCCAACCGGCCTGA GTGGAATGGTTATATTCCAGGATTCCCAATTCTCATCAACATTAAGGCTACCAGGTTCTTAAACTCAAATCTTCGATTCTCCTTCGTCAAGACAGCCTCCTTCTTCTACCGCCTAGGACCCAT GGCACTGGCCTTCAAACTTCGTGGCCTGGTGGATTGCAAACGCTCCTGGAAGAGACTAAAGGACATTAAGAATATTTTCCCTGCTACCAAGTCTGTTGTCTCTG AGTATGTGGCCGAGCACTGGACGGAGGACAGCTTCTTTGGGTACCAGTACCTCAATGGTATCAACCCAGGCCTGATCCGAAGATGTACGCAGATCCCAGACAAATTCCCAGTTACAGATGAAATGGTGGCCCCATTCCTGGGTGAAGAAACATGCCTGCAAGCAGAGCTGGAG AAGGGGAATATTTACCTGGCAGACTACCGCATCTTGGATGGCATCCCCACTGTGGAGCTCAATGGTCTGAAGCAGCATCACTGTGCCCCGATGTGCTTGCTGCACTTCGGTCCTGATGGTAACATGATGCCCATCGCCATTCAG CTCAGCCAAACTCCTGGGCCTGATTGTCCCATTTTCCTGCCTAATGATTCTGAGTGGGACTGGCTGTTGGCTAAAACATGGGTGCGCTATGCTGAGTTCTACAGCCACGAGGCCGTTGCACACTTGCTGGAGAGCCACCTCATCGGGGAAGCGTTCTGCTTGGCCCTCCTGAGGAACCTGCCCATGTGCCACCCCCTGTATAAG CTCCTCATTCCTCACACTCGATACAACGTCCAGATCAATAGCATTGGGCGGGCCCTCCTTCTCAACAAGGGAGGTCTCTCTGCCAGG GCCATGTCCCTGGGCCTAGAGGGCTTCGCACAGGTGATGGTTCGGGGTCTGTCTGAGCTCACCTACAAAAGTCTCTGCATCCCCAATGACTTTGTGGAGCGTGGGGTCCAGGATCTGCCTGGGTATTATTTCCGCGACGATAGCCTAGCCGTGTGGTACGCGATGGAGAG GTACGTGACAGAGATCATCACTTATTATTACCCAAATGACGCAGCCGTGGAGGGCGACCCAGAATTGCAGTGCTGGGTGCAGGAGATATTCAAGGAATGCCTCCTGGGACGTGAGAGCTCAG GCTTTCCCACCTGCTTACGAACTATACCTGAGCTGATTGAATACGTCACAATGGTCATGTACACCTGTTCAGCCAGACACGCGGCTGTCAACACAGGCCAG CTGGAGTACACCTCTTGGATGCCCAACTTCCCGTCATCCATGAGGAACCCACCGATGCAGACTAAGGGGTTGACTACTCTGCAGACATACATGGACACTTTGCCGGACGTGAAGACCACATGCATTGTGCTCTTGGTGCTCTGGACTCTCTGCCGGGAGCCCGATGACAGG CGGCCGCTGGGCCACTTCCCAGACATCCATTTTGTGGAAGAGGCCCCTCGAAGGAGTATGGAGGCTTTTCGTCAGAACCTCAACCAGATCTCTCACAACATCCGACAGCGCAATAAGTGCCTCACCCTCCCGTACTACTACCTGGACCCGGTGCTGATTGAGAACAGTATTTCCATCTAG
- the Alox12b gene encoding arachidonate 12-lipoxygenase, 12R-type isoform X2: MDGYETLALREATGKITADDTLPILLEHRQEEIRAKKDFYHWRVFVPGLPNYVDIPSYHPPPRRCRNPNRPEWNGYIPGFPILINIKATRFLNSNLRFSFVKTASFFYRLGPMALAFKLRGLVDCKRSWKRLKDIKNIFPATKSVVSEYVAEHWTEDSFFGYQYLNGINPGLIRRCTQIPDKFPVTDEMVAPFLGEETCLQAELEKGNIYLADYRILDGIPTVELNGLKQHHCAPMCLLHFGPDGNMMPIAIQLSQTPGPDCPIFLPNDSEWDWLLAKTWVRYAEFYSHEAVAHLLESHLIGEAFCLALLRNLPMCHPLYKLLIPHTRYNVQINSIGRALLLNKGGLSARAMSLGLEGFAQVMVRGLSELTYKSLCIPNDFVERGVQDLPGYYFRDDSLAVWYAMERYVTEIITYYYPNDAAVEGDPELQCWVQEIFKECLLGRESSGFPTCLRTIPELIEYVTMVMYTCSARHAAVNTGQLEYTSWMPNFPSSMRNPPMQTKGLTTLQTYMDTLPDVKTTCIVLLVLWTLCREPDDRRPLGHFPDIHFVEEAPRRSMEAFRQNLNQISHNIRQRNKCLTLPYYYLDPVLIENSISI; this comes from the exons ATGGATGGCTATGAGACCCTGGCACTCCGGGAGGCCACAG GAAAGATAACAGCCGATGACACACTCCCCATTCTTTTGGAACACAGACAAGAAGAAATCAGAGCCAAGAAGGACTTCTACCA CTGGAGGGTCTTTGTTCCTGGCCTTCCCAACTATGTGGACATCCCCAGTTACCATCCTCCTCCCCGACGGTGCCGCAACCCCAACCGGCCTGA GTGGAATGGTTATATTCCAGGATTCCCAATTCTCATCAACATTAAGGCTACCAGGTTCTTAAACTCAAATCTTCGATTCTCCTTCGTCAAGACAGCCTCCTTCTTCTACCGCCTAGGACCCAT GGCACTGGCCTTCAAACTTCGTGGCCTGGTGGATTGCAAACGCTCCTGGAAGAGACTAAAGGACATTAAGAATATTTTCCCTGCTACCAAGTCTGTTGTCTCTG AGTATGTGGCCGAGCACTGGACGGAGGACAGCTTCTTTGGGTACCAGTACCTCAATGGTATCAACCCAGGCCTGATCCGAAGATGTACGCAGATCCCAGACAAATTCCCAGTTACAGATGAAATGGTGGCCCCATTCCTGGGTGAAGAAACATGCCTGCAAGCAGAGCTGGAG AAGGGGAATATTTACCTGGCAGACTACCGCATCTTGGATGGCATCCCCACTGTGGAGCTCAATGGTCTGAAGCAGCATCACTGTGCCCCGATGTGCTTGCTGCACTTCGGTCCTGATGGTAACATGATGCCCATCGCCATTCAG CTCAGCCAAACTCCTGGGCCTGATTGTCCCATTTTCCTGCCTAATGATTCTGAGTGGGACTGGCTGTTGGCTAAAACATGGGTGCGCTATGCTGAGTTCTACAGCCACGAGGCCGTTGCACACTTGCTGGAGAGCCACCTCATCGGGGAAGCGTTCTGCTTGGCCCTCCTGAGGAACCTGCCCATGTGCCACCCCCTGTATAAG CTCCTCATTCCTCACACTCGATACAACGTCCAGATCAATAGCATTGGGCGGGCCCTCCTTCTCAACAAGGGAGGTCTCTCTGCCAGG GCCATGTCCCTGGGCCTAGAGGGCTTCGCACAGGTGATGGTTCGGGGTCTGTCTGAGCTCACCTACAAAAGTCTCTGCATCCCCAATGACTTTGTGGAGCGTGGGGTCCAGGATCTGCCTGGGTATTATTTCCGCGACGATAGCCTAGCCGTGTGGTACGCGATGGAGAG GTACGTGACAGAGATCATCACTTATTATTACCCAAATGACGCAGCCGTGGAGGGCGACCCAGAATTGCAGTGCTGGGTGCAGGAGATATTCAAGGAATGCCTCCTGGGACGTGAGAGCTCAG GCTTTCCCACCTGCTTACGAACTATACCTGAGCTGATTGAATACGTCACAATGGTCATGTACACCTGTTCAGCCAGACACGCGGCTGTCAACACAGGCCAG CTGGAGTACACCTCTTGGATGCCCAACTTCCCGTCATCCATGAGGAACCCACCGATGCAGACTAAGGGGTTGACTACTCTGCAGACATACATGGACACTTTGCCGGACGTGAAGACCACATGCATTGTGCTCTTGGTGCTCTGGACTCTCTGCCGGGAGCCCGATGACAGG CGGCCGCTGGGCCACTTCCCAGACATCCATTTTGTGGAAGAGGCCCCTCGAAGGAGTATGGAGGCTTTTCGTCAGAACCTCAACCAGATCTCTCACAACATCCGACAGCGCAATAAGTGCCTCACCCTCCCGTACTACTACCTGGACCCGGTGCTGATTGAGAACAGTATTTCCATCTAG